From a region of the Coffea arabica cultivar ET-39 chromosome 3e, Coffea Arabica ET-39 HiFi, whole genome shotgun sequence genome:
- the LOC113737500 gene encoding uncharacterized mitochondrial protein AtMg00860-like, with protein sequence MEHLRLVLDTLRKACLYANLKKCTFCTNELVFLGYVVSSQGIKVDESKIEAIKQWPTPKSVPEVRSFHGLAGFYQRLVKDFSTIAAPLTAVTKKNDKFHWGEA encoded by the coding sequence ATGGAACAtctgagattagttcttgataCACTTCGAAAGGCGTGtctctatgctaaccttaagaagtgcaccttttgtactaatgagCTTGTATTTCTAGGCTATGTTgtgagttcgcagggcatcaaagtAGAcgaatccaagattgaggctaTCAAGCAATGGCCAACACCCAAATCCGTCCCTGAGGTGCGCAGTTTCCATGGATTGGCAGGCTTCTACCAACGTCTTGTCAAAGACTTCAGCACCATTGCTGCTccattgaccgccgtgacaaagaagaatgataaATTCCATTGGGGAGAAGCCTAA